One stretch of Juglans microcarpa x Juglans regia isolate MS1-56 chromosome 3D, Jm3101_v1.0, whole genome shotgun sequence DNA includes these proteins:
- the LOC121256601 gene encoding pentatricopeptide repeat-containing protein At5g61370, mitochondrial: MHIVMKLKWRNFLWQVMRAQKHERRYLCLYCTMQPNLPPPNLQELCSIVSSSIGGLDELELNLNKLSASLTSSLVTQVIDSCKHEAPSRRLLRFFLWTRKNLNYSLEDKDYNHSIRVFAEKNDRTAMDILISDLRKEGRAMDTHTFSVVAETLVKLGREDEALGIFKNLDKYKCPQDRVTVTAIITALCGKGHARRAEGVVWHHKDKISGVEQCIYRSLLYGWSEQENAKEARRIIKEMKSAGFMPDLFCYNTFLRCLCERNLKRNPSGLVPETLNVMMEMRSYKIVPTSISYNILLSCLVRARRVKECCRILETMRKSGCSPDWTSYYLVARVSYLTGRYGKGNKIVDEMIAEGLVPDRMFYYDLIGILCGAERVNHALELFERMKRCSLGGYGPVYDVLIPKLCRGGDFEKGKELWNEAMGMGVTLHFSSDVLDPSITKVFKPTRSLEKVSLVECTAAKKLVQVANNFEKASNKKKKNKTSASK, from the coding sequence ATGCACATCGTTATGAAATTGAAATGGCGAAATTTTCTTTGGCAAGTTATGAGAGCCCAAAAACACGAACGTCGATATTTATGTCTTTACTGCACAATGCAGCCAAACCTGCCACCACCCAATTTGCAGGAGCTATGCAGTATTGTTTCAAGTTCAATTGGTGGATTAGATGAACTAGAATTGAATCTAAATAAACTTTCGGCTTCTTTAACATCCTCACTAGTGACCCAAGTAATTGACTCTTGCAAGCATGAAGCACCCAGTAGAAGATTGCTGAGATTCTTTTTGTGGACTCGTAAGAATTTGAATTATAGTTTGGAAGACAAGGATTATAATCATTCCATTCGAGTATTTGCCGAGAAAAATGATCGCACGGCAATGGATATATTGATCTCAGATCTTAGGAAGGAGGGTCGGGCTATGGATACTCATACTTTTAGTGTTGTAGCTGAGACATTGGTTAAACTGGGGAGAGAAGATGAGGCATTGGGTATTTTCAAGAACTTGGACAAGTACAAGTGCCCCCAAGATAGAGTTACTGTCACTGCAATTATTACTGCTTTATGTGGAAAAGGGCATGCTAGGCGAGCAGAGGGGGTTGTTTGGCACCACAAGGATAAGATTTCTGGTGTAGAGCAATGCATTTACAGGAGCCTTCTCTATGGTTGGTCTGAGCAGGAGAATGCCAAGGAAGCGCGAAGAATCATCAAGGAAATGAAGTCGGCTGGGTTTATGCCAGATTTATTTTGCTATAATACATTCCTTCGGTGCCTTTGTGAGAGAAATCTTAAACGCAATCCTTCTGGCCTTGTTCCTGAGACCTTGAATGTGATGATGGAAATGAGGTCCTATAAGATTGTCCCAACATCAATTAGTTATAATATCTTGCTTTCTTGTCTTGTAAGGGCAAGAAGAGTGAAGGAATGTTGTCGAATTCTTGAGACAATGAGGAAGTCAGGCTGTTCTCCAGATTGGACTAGCTATTATCTTGTTGCAAGGGTATCGTATTTGACTGGGAGATATGGTAAAGGTAATAAGATAGTGGATGAGATGATTGCAGAAGGGTTGGTACCAGATCGTATGTTTTACTATGATTTGATTGGTATTCTATGTGGAGCTGAGAGGGTGAATCATGCTCTTGAGCTCTTTGAGCGAATGAAGAGATGTTCATTGGGTGGTTATGGGCCAGTTTATGATGTGCTTATCCCAAAACTGTGTAGGGGAGGGGACTTTGAGAAGGGTAAAGAGCTCTGGAATGAGGCCATGGGAATGGGTGTTACTCTTCACTTCTCAAGTGATGTGTTGGACCCTTCAATCACCAAGGTTTTCAAGCCAACAAGGAGTTTGGAAAAAGTCAGCCTTGTGGAATGCACCGCAGCCAAGAAGCTAGTACAAGTTgcaaataattttgaaaaggccagcaacaaaaagaagaaaaacaagacTTCTGCTTCAAAAtga